Sequence from the Pseudomonas sp. 7SR1 genome:
TCCTCACCGCGCTGGCGGCGATGCTGGCATTCATTCCGCTGACCCATTCGGTGTTCTGGGGAACGCTGGCCTACACGCTGATCGGCGGGACCTTCGCCGGTACCGTGCTGACCCTGATATTCCTGCCTGCGATGTATTCGCTCTGGTTCAAGATCAAGCCCGGGCCTGCCCACCAACCCGTCCTGGAGGCGCACGCCGTATCGCGCTGAACGGTCCGTGTGCGTAAAAAGAGGAGATCCGCATGAGTTCGTTGGCCGGGGTCATCCAGCGGTTCGATCCCGCTGCACCGTTTGTGGCAGCGGACAACTGGCGCCAGGGCCGAACGGTCTTCGGCGGTTTGTCCGCGGCCTTGTCGTTGCAGACAGTGTTGCTCGAGACCGGCGCGGACCTGCCGCCCTTCAAATCGGCGCAGGTTTCCTTCATCGGCCCGGTGACGGATGCCCAGACATTCAACACCAGCGTCTTGCGCCGTGGTCGCTCGATGACCTCGGTCGCGGTGGATTGCATGTCGGGTAATGACCTGGCGCTGCGTACAACGCTGTCGTTCGCCTTGCCCCGCACCAGCCGGATCGTCCATGAGGCATGGGGACGCCCGGCCGTCGCGGGGCCAACCCGATACCCGGTGTTGCATCTGGACAGGCAGATTGCCCCGGCATGTGCCTTCAATTTCGAAATGCGCCCGGCGGGAGGCTCCCTTCCGATGACCGGAGCCGACCATCCCGAGTTGCTGATGTGGGTGCGCCACCTGGATGCGCAAGGCGTGGATCCGGCTGTCGCCTTGATTGCATTGGCTGACAGCCTGCCACCTGCGGCCATGACCTGCTTCACCGAGCCGGCTGCCATCAGTTCCGCGTCATGGATGATCGACTTGCCCCAGCCTGCGACCGCTGGCCGTTGGTTCCTGATCAATGCCTTCAGCCGACAGGCCCTGGAAGGTTATTCCCTGCAAGACATGGAAATCTGGGACGAGAGCGGCCGCAGGGTGCTTTGGGCACGCCAGACCGTGGCGGTCTTTATCTAGGCTCTGTACGAGAGGCCTTGATACTCGCTCATGTTGCGTTGAAAACAGCCTCGCCTGACCTTCGTCTCAAGGCTTTTCTTACAGAACCCAGGATTTTTATCCGGCAAGTCGAGCGTGGGGATTCCAGCGCTCGAGTTCCCCGCACAATCCACCCGCCTTGCTCGAGGAGGCCGAACGTCATCCGTATCGTTCTTTTTCGAGCAAGGGCACGGGTGAGCGGTGATTGCCGCTCAGGTGCGATGGGTGAAGAGAAACAGGATGATCGCCACCAGGCAGACGCTGGCCTGTGTGACACCCAGGGTGGTGACGGGGGCGAAGTCCGATGCGGACCCCAGCCAGGTGGTTACCGCCGACGCCCCCATGGTCAGGAAGCCAAGCAGCGCTGACGCCAGCCCGGCCTCTTTACCGAAAGGGTTCAGGGTGATGGCTGTTCCCAGAGGGTTGGCGAGGCCCATGCCCCACAGGAAAATCACCATCGACAGGGAATACCAGGCCAGGCCCGGATCGGCGGGACCGACGATGAGCACCAGTCCGCCCGCCAGGGCCGTGGCGAAGCCCAGGGCTGTGATC
This genomic interval carries:
- a CDS encoding thioesterase family protein produces the protein MSSLAGVIQRFDPAAPFVAADNWRQGRTVFGGLSAALSLQTVLLETGADLPPFKSAQVSFIGPVTDAQTFNTSVLRRGRSMTSVAVDCMSGNDLALRTTLSFALPRTSRIVHEAWGRPAVAGPTRYPVLHLDRQIAPACAFNFEMRPAGGSLPMTGADHPELLMWVRHLDAQGVDPAVALIALADSLPPAAMTCFTEPAAISSASWMIDLPQPATAGRWFLINAFSRQALEGYSLQDMEIWDESGRRVLWARQTVAVFI